One stretch of Punica granatum isolate Tunisia-2019 chromosome 5, ASM765513v2, whole genome shotgun sequence DNA includes these proteins:
- the LOC116209187 gene encoding protein DOG1-like 4 → MWVPMNPYGFSRTRNTPTTTSDDSEISSSFAFGSFFEDWLVRQEHYLYELQSAAKNLHVTGKQDLEDLTDRVLSHYQQYYDEKSRIMQTDVSILFSPPWLTRLERAHLWVAGFKPGLVVELSLGSLGGELTQDQARRMEEVRITARMREKELDNEMAQLQESLACPPLLGAARKRGKPLPLNWKVNEEEAAAATGAMRARMEEAVVQADLLRMRIALGVMEILNPGQRVKFLTAVTQLLLRLRTCGLQRDA, encoded by the coding sequence ATGTGGGTCCCCATGAATCCTTATGGTTTTTCGAGAACAAGAAACACCCCCACCACCACCAGCGACGACAGTGAGATCTCGAGTTCCTTCGCCTTCGGGTCGTTCTTCGAAGATTGGCTCGTCCGCCAAGAACACTACCTATATGAGCTGCAATCGGCAGCCAAAAACCTCCACGTGACCGGGAAACAGGACCtcgaggacctcaccgaccgcGTGCTCTCCCATTACCAGCAGTACTATGATGAGAAGTCGAGGATCATGCAAACCGACGTATCCATCCTCTTCTCCCCACCATGGCTAACACGCCTCGAGCGCGCCCACCTCTGGGTGGCGGGTTTCAAGCCTGGGCTGGTCGTTGAGCTCTCGCTGGGCTCGCTCGGCGGGGAGCTGACCCAGGACCAGGCCAGGAGGATGGAGGAGGTGAGGATCACGGCGAGGATGAGGGAGAAGGAGCTGGACAATGAGATGGCCCAGCTCCAGGAGAGCTTGGCTTGCCCTCCCCTGCTCGGGGCCGCAAGGAAACGTGGGAAGCCGCTGCCCCTAAATTGGAAGGTGAACGAGGAGGAGGCAGCGGCCGCAACCGGGGCCATGAGGGCCAGGATGGAAGAGGCGGTGGTGCAAGCGGATTTGCTGCGGATGAGGATAGCCCTCGGGGTGATGGAGATACTCAACCCGGGCCAGAGAGTCAAGTTCCTCACCGCAGTCACGCAGCTCCTTCTCCGGCTTCGTACCTGTGGCTTGCAGAGAGATGCTTGA
- the LOC116209191 gene encoding rhodanese-like domain-containing protein 10: MATQLKHQCPYRLNSKPKQQSGPRRRTLQVDAVSSGGGARGLIQSGAVKAVPPREAAAALESGGYVMLDVRPAWEWEKARVSGSVHVPLFVEDTDSGPLTLLKKWVHFGYIGLWTGQKFTKLNGEFLRQVEAAVLEREAKLLVACGEGLRSMMAVSKLYESGYRNLGWLAGGFNLSKDGDFRDVEGTGKLQYATIGGVSYIFLQLLILLQAVGKN, from the exons ATGGCGACTCAACTGAAACACCAATGCCCATACAGGTTGAACTCGAAGCCGAAGCAGCAGTCCGGTCCACGGAGGAGGACCCTCCAGGTCGATGCCGTGTCCTCTGGCGGCGGTGCTCGGGGACTGATACAGTCTGGTGCTGTCAAGGCGGTCCCACCAAGGGAGGCGGCTGCCGCCCTCGAGTCTGGCGGTTATGTGATGCTGGACGTGAGGCCGGCGTGGGAGTGGGAGAAGGCGCGCGTCTCGGGGTCGGTGCATGTGCCGCTGTTCGTGGAGGACACTGACAGTGGGCCGTTGACGCTGCTGAAGAAGTGGGTCCACTTCGGGTACATTGGGCTGTGGACGGGGCAGAAGTTCACGAAGCTTAACGGAGAGTTCCTCCGGCAGGTGGAGGCGGCTGTCCTGGAAAGAGAGGCCAAGCTGCTCGTAGCCTGTGGCGAGGGACTCAG ATCGATGATGGCTGTTTCGAAGCTGTATGAAAGTGGATACAGGAACTTAGGGTGGCTGGCAGGAGGATTCAACCTCTCCAAAGATGGAGATTTCCGGGATGTCGAGGGCACCGGCAAGCTGCAATACGCCACCATTGGCGGTGTCTCCTACATCTTCCTTCAACTCCTCATCCTCCTACAAGCTGTGGGCAAGAACTGA
- the LOC116209190 gene encoding probable pyridoxal 5'-phosphate synthase subunit PDX1, protein MAGTGVVAVYGNGSALTEAKKSTFSVKVGLAQMLRGGVIMDVVTPEQARIAEEAGACAVMALERVPADIRAQGGVARMSDPQLIKEIKQSVTIPVMAKARIGHFVEAQILEALGIDYVDESEVLTLADEENHINKHNFRIPFVCGCRNLGEALRRIREGAAMIRTKGEAGTGNIIEAVRHVRSVMGDIRVLRNMDDDEVFTFAKKIAAPYDLVMQTKQLGRLPVVQFAAGGVATPADAALMMQLGCDGVFVGSGVFKSGDPVKRARAIVQAVTHYSDPQVLADVSCGLGEAMVGLNLTDDKVERFASRSE, encoded by the coding sequence ATGGCTGGGACCGGCGTGGTGGCGGTGTACGGAAATGGCTCGGCCCTCACGGAGGCGAAGAAGTCGACCTTCTCTGTCAAGGTCGGCCTCGCCCAGATGCTTCGCGGCGGCGTCATCATGGACGTCGTCACCCCCGAGCAGGCTCGTATCGCCGAGGAGGCCGGCGCCTGCGCCGTCATGGCCCTGGAGCGCGTCCCCGCCGACATCCGCGCCCAGGGTGGCGTCGCCCGCATGAGTGACCCTCAACTCATCAAGGAGATCAAGCAGTCCGTCACCATCCCCGTCATGGCTAAGGCCAGGATCGGCCACTTCGTGGAGGCGCAGATCCTTGAGGCCCTCGGCATCGATTATGTGGACGAGAGCGAGGTCCTGACTCTCGCCGACGAAGAGAACCACATCAACAAGCACAACTTCCGGATCCCCTTCGTCTGTGGGTGCCGGAACCTTGGGGAGGCTCTGAGGAGGATCCGGGAGGGGGCGGCGATGATCCGCACCAAGGGTGAGGCCGGCACCGGTAACATCATTGAGGCGGTGAGGCACGTGAGGTCGGTCATGGGGGACATCAGGGTCCTCAGGAACATGGACGACGACGAGGTGTTCACCTTCGCGAAGAAGATTGCCGCCCCATACGACCTCGTGATGCAGACCAAGCAGCTCGGGCGGCTGCCAGTGGTGCAGTTTGCCGCAGGAGGGGTGGCGACGCCCGCGGATGCCGCCCTGATGATGCAGCTGGGCTGTGACGGTGTCTTCGTTGGGTCAGGGGTCTTCAAGAGCGGGGACCCAGTCAAGAGGGCCCGTGCGATCGTGCAGGCGGTCACCCACTACAGCGACCCACAGGTGCTCGCGGATGTGAGTTGCGGGCTTGGGGAGGCCATGGTGGGGCTCAACCTGACAGATGATAAGGTGGAGAGATTCGCTAGTCGGTCGGAGTAG
- the LOC116209189 gene encoding E3 ubiquitin-protein ligase APD2-like has translation MAERGESSASSSREEPSPASAASSSPSSSVQVHEEEGDERGGIEPQGGDFRQHELEQQQIGINYRRNFTVVDDAAAAIRDDTWSCIIVVLTFWFFVSMTLILGVYGSVSLRLGPNSSILLRPTPIFVQSLKVEELDDTKPGPQLYGFYKSPALDVLSNWSEAYNASVPADSHKEWVFYLNEGSQINISYSVTTPGSSLFLVIAEGNEGLAQWLEDPTYPNTTLSWNVIHGAGSVHQQIYTSANYYIAVGNLNTETIEVELDLQLEAYLYNTTQAYYKCTFSRGQCNLNILFPTGNAAIITTPGPGQGTPGDEWYVKLSYGPRWVTYILGIGGLTVLMLAAFNFLNKFRIAHENRGGAQYGQMDSTRAPLLSYKDDDISSWGSSFDSASQDEADLEEFLSQEGKLKEGENGNNTRRLCAICFDAPRDCFFLPCGHCVACFECGTRIVEAGGTCPVCQRNMKKVRKIFTV, from the exons ATGGCGGAGCGGGGCGAGAGCTCGGCCTCGTCCTCCAGGGAGGAGCCGTCCCCCGCCAGTGCCGCCTCCTCGTCGCCTTCCAGCTCCGTGCAAGTCCACGAGGAGGAGGGTGACGAGCGGGGCGGAATCGAGCCGCAAGGTGGAGATTTCCGGCAACACGAGCTGGAGCAGCAGCAGATTGGGATCAATTACCGCAGGAACTTCACAGTAGTCGATGATGCCGCGGCGGCTATTCGGGACGACACTTGGTCGTGCATCATTGTAGTCCTCACCTTCTGGTTTTTTG TATCTATGACCCTGATATTGGGGGTTTATGGTTCGGTGAGCCTAAGGCTCGGTCCAAATAGTTCGATTCTTCTACGGCCCACTCCCATATTTGTACAGTCTTTGAAG GTCGAGGAGTTAGATGATACTAAGCCCGGGCCGCAGCTGTACGGGTTCTACAAATCTCCAGCTCTTGACGTTCTATCTAATTGGTCCGAGGCTTACAATGCTTCTGTTCCAGCTGATTCTCACAAG GAGTGGGTATTTTACCTGAATGAGGGGTCCCAAATAAATATCTCGTACAGTGTGACCACCCCGGGCTCCTCTCTATTCCTTGTGATTGCCGAAG GGAACGAAGGCCTTGCTCAATGGCTTGAAGATCCAACATATCCCAACACAACTCTGTCATGGAATGTAATTCATG GAGCTGGCTCAGTTCATCAACAGATATACACATCTGCTAACTACTATATAGCAGTTGGGAACTTAAACACCGAGACTATTGAG GTGGAATTGGACCTTCAGTTGGAGGCTTACCTCTATAATACCACCCAAGCATACTACAAGTGTACATTTTCCCGAGGGCaatgtaatttgaatattCTATTTCCTACGGGAAATGCGGCTATAATAACCACACCTGGTCCTGGACAG GGTACACCCGGTGATGAGTGGTATGTCAAACTTTCTTATGGACCTAGATGGGTTACGTACATTCTTGGGATAG GTGGACTGACTGTTCTAATGCTAGCGGCCTTCAACTTCTTAAACAAGTTTCGGATTGCCCATGAGAACAGAGGTGGGGCCCAGTATGGACAGATGGACTCTACAAGGGCACCTCTTCTTTCTTACAAGGACGATGATATCTCGAGTTGGGGCTCATCCTTCGATTCTGCCTCACAAGATGAGGCGGATCTTGAGGAGTTTTTATCTCAAGAGGGGAAATTGAAAGAAGGTGAAAATGGCAATAATACCCGCCGTCTATGTGCAATCTGCTTTGATGCTCCCAGGGATTGCTTCTTTCTTCCATGTGGGCACTGTGTGGCATGCTTTGAATGCGGAACAAG GATTGTGGAGGCAGGAGGTACCTGCCCAGTCTGCCAGAGGAACATGAAGAAGGTGAGGAAGATCTTTACGGTCTAG